A part of Terriglobus roseus genomic DNA contains:
- a CDS encoding cupin domain-containing protein, whose amino-acid sequence MNRRQMIAALSASALVNATGRRAEAEGAPRLTESKVYQFSALPTVPFPSGQVDQVVLHGLIATGEALEVHETTLPPGQMPHPSHHHRHSELMLVRSGQLEFDNNGQKTTAGPGGVFFVASNVPHAVKCVGDVAANYYVIAIGRD is encoded by the coding sequence ATGAATAGACGACAGATGATCGCCGCACTCTCCGCCTCGGCACTTGTGAACGCAACCGGTCGCCGTGCCGAGGCAGAAGGCGCACCACGACTCACTGAGTCAAAGGTCTACCAGTTCTCTGCCTTGCCCACGGTGCCATTTCCAAGCGGACAAGTGGACCAGGTAGTGCTTCACGGCTTGATTGCAACAGGCGAAGCCCTGGAAGTCCACGAGACCACTCTGCCGCCAGGGCAGATGCCACACCCATCCCACCACCACCGCCACTCGGAATTGATGCTGGTGCGGTCAGGCCAACTTGAGTTCGACAACAACGGCCAAAAGACGACCGCAGGCCCCGGAGGCGTTTTCTTCGTAGCCTCAAACGTACCCCACGCGGTCAAATGCGTGGGCGACGTCGCAGCGAACTACTACGTCATCGCCATCGGCCGCGACTAA
- a CDS encoding ribonuclease J has protein sequence MGNETLKVIPLGGLGEFGMNCMAIQWKDDIIVIDAGLMFPEDDLLGVDIVVPDITYLLENRDKVRGIILTHGHEDHIGGLPRILSQLNVPVYGTEFTLTYVEGKLEEHKLLDDADLIEMLPGENFVLGPFKISPIRVTHSLVDCVALAIRTPVGTIVHTGDFKIDLSSPDGKPFDLHSFAELGKEGVLLLLQDSTNCDRPGYTPGELAVKPRLDEIFARTEKRLFFSCFSSSIHRIKLAMELAHKHNRKVALIGRSMDNSTEIAMDLGYIDPPQGLLIHSGQIKDLPPEQVCVLISGTQGEPMSALSRAAVDNHKHARIEPGDTVIFSSRVIPGNEKPIYNVIDHLYRRKAKVIHDDGKSGLIHVSGHASQEELRLMINLLRPKFFVPVHGDYRHLTQHVEIAVGTGIPEKAMLIEDGEVLELTGTSIEKTGKVASGRILIDSGSTADVVEDIIIRDRRHLSEAGLVMAIITIDKMTGKQAGPPEIVTRGFAVNEEGIMSDARNIIGRTLEESSAEEKRDWILIKEKIRADLKRYIQKNTQRRPMIMPVILEI, from the coding sequence ATGGGTAACGAAACACTGAAAGTAATCCCGCTGGGCGGTCTGGGCGAGTTCGGCATGAACTGCATGGCCATCCAGTGGAAAGACGACATCATCGTCATCGACGCCGGCCTGATGTTCCCCGAGGACGACCTCCTCGGTGTTGACATTGTCGTGCCCGACATTACCTATCTGCTGGAAAACCGAGACAAGGTCCGCGGCATCATCCTCACGCACGGCCACGAGGACCACATAGGCGGCCTGCCCCGCATCCTGTCGCAGTTGAACGTTCCGGTCTATGGCACCGAGTTCACGCTGACCTACGTGGAAGGCAAGCTCGAAGAGCACAAGCTGTTGGACGACGCTGATCTGATCGAGATGCTGCCCGGCGAGAACTTCGTCCTGGGGCCGTTCAAGATTTCGCCCATCCGCGTTACCCATTCGCTAGTAGATTGCGTTGCGCTGGCCATTCGCACGCCCGTGGGAACCATCGTCCACACCGGCGACTTCAAGATCGACCTCAGTTCGCCTGACGGCAAGCCCTTTGACCTGCACTCCTTCGCGGAACTGGGCAAAGAAGGCGTCCTCCTGCTGCTGCAGGACAGCACCAACTGCGACCGCCCCGGCTACACGCCCGGCGAACTCGCCGTGAAGCCGAGGCTGGACGAAATCTTTGCGCGCACCGAGAAGCGCCTCTTCTTCTCCTGCTTCTCGTCGTCCATCCACCGCATCAAGCTGGCAATGGAACTGGCGCACAAGCACAACCGCAAGGTCGCGCTGATCGGCCGCTCTATGGACAACTCCACCGAGATCGCTATGGATCTGGGCTACATCGATCCGCCGCAGGGCCTCCTCATCCATAGTGGCCAGATCAAGGACCTGCCGCCGGAACAGGTCTGCGTGCTCATCAGCGGAACGCAGGGCGAACCCATGTCCGCGCTCAGCCGCGCTGCAGTGGACAACCACAAGCACGCGCGCATTGAACCCGGCGACACCGTGATCTTCTCCTCACGCGTCATTCCCGGTAACGAGAAGCCCATCTACAACGTCATCGATCACCTCTACCGCCGCAAGGCAAAGGTCATCCACGACGACGGCAAGAGCGGCCTCATCCACGTCAGCGGCCACGCATCACAGGAAGAACTGCGCCTGATGATCAACCTGCTGCGCCCCAAGTTCTTCGTGCCCGTCCATGGCGACTATCGCCACCTGACGCAGCACGTCGAAATCGCTGTAGGCACCGGCATCCCAGAAAAGGCCATGCTCATTGAAGATGGCGAAGTGTTGGAATTGACCGGAACATCCATTGAGAAGACCGGCAAAGTCGCCAGCGGACGCATCCTCATCGACTCTGGCTCCACTGCTGATGTGGTGGAAGACATCATCATCCGCGATCGCCGCCACCTGAGCGAAGCGGGATTGGTGATGGCCATCATCACCATCGACAAGATGACGGGCAAGCAGGCCGGACCTCCAGAAATCGTGACCCGCGGATTCGCCGTAAACGAAGAGGGCATCATGTCCGACGCCCGCAACATCATCGGCCGCACATTGGAAGAAAGCAGCGCAGAAGAGAAGCGCGACTGGATCCTGATCAAGGAAAAAATCCGCGCCGACCTGAAGCGCTACATCCAGAAGAACACGCAGCGCAGACCAATGATCATGCCGGTGATTCTGGAGATCTGA
- a CDS encoding glycosyltransferase family 87 protein — protein sequence MIISLVCLALSILSVVLRVLLVHVPQHGLPSAIYTKDWFGDVYAYIGKVDIIHSPTMYTEGVRYYYPAPAIFVYVFLHWFAGPARIFARSCYALVGIALAAIALMCMRMHRALQERGINAKQSFLFLLTALVCSWPVDYALHQGNIEALLWVGVAVALWAYYRRNWWLFAVLIGIFGSAKIYPMLFLALCLRPRKFMPMLLSIAVFAGVTVASLAYLGPNVLEANRRVSEGVHIFGALNLAPAFAWPGAAMFEHSFCGFLHLLLDGHPSILMPILKVYLPTLGVVLMVAFFARVWKMPRANQVLFIALACVSAPTMSLDYTLELLYIPFAWIVLAIAEAAMEGRRIPGATATMACFALVLSPELFIYIGGRDLYGQSKAVVLAVMFFLALRYPFTDGNDAALAGVQHEQKSAPFAVTPLPNASRP from the coding sequence ATGATCATCAGCCTTGTGTGCCTTGCGCTCTCCATCCTGAGCGTGGTGCTGCGTGTGTTGCTGGTGCATGTGCCGCAGCATGGTCTGCCTTCGGCCATCTACACCAAGGATTGGTTTGGCGATGTGTACGCCTACATCGGGAAGGTGGACATCATCCACTCTCCGACTATGTACACGGAGGGCGTTCGTTATTACTACCCCGCTCCGGCGATCTTCGTGTATGTCTTCCTGCATTGGTTTGCAGGCCCCGCTCGCATCTTCGCAAGAAGCTGCTATGCGCTGGTAGGAATCGCACTGGCCGCCATTGCGCTCATGTGCATGCGGATGCATCGCGCCTTGCAGGAACGCGGCATCAATGCAAAGCAGTCATTCTTGTTCCTGCTTACCGCTCTCGTCTGCAGTTGGCCCGTCGATTACGCATTGCACCAGGGCAACATCGAGGCTTTGCTGTGGGTGGGCGTCGCAGTGGCGCTTTGGGCCTATTACCGTCGAAACTGGTGGCTTTTCGCCGTCCTGATCGGTATCTTCGGTTCGGCAAAAATTTATCCGATGCTGTTCCTGGCTCTGTGCCTGCGTCCCCGTAAATTCATGCCGATGCTTCTCTCCATCGCAGTATTCGCTGGAGTCACCGTGGCGTCACTGGCCTATCTTGGGCCAAATGTTTTGGAAGCGAACCGACGAGTCTCCGAGGGTGTCCACATCTTCGGCGCCCTGAATCTGGCGCCAGCCTTCGCGTGGCCGGGCGCAGCCATGTTTGAGCATTCCTTCTGCGGTTTTCTGCACCTGCTTTTGGACGGCCATCCGTCCATCCTTATGCCCATCCTCAAGGTTTACCTGCCCACACTGGGCGTTGTCCTCATGGTGGCCTTCTTCGCGCGGGTATGGAAGATGCCGCGGGCAAATCAGGTCTTGTTCATTGCACTGGCCTGCGTCTCTGCGCCTACGATGTCGTTGGATTACACGCTGGAGCTCCTCTATATCCCGTTTGCATGGATTGTCCTGGCGATTGCGGAAGCTGCCATGGAAGGCAGACGCATTCCCGGAGCAACCGCCACCATGGCCTGCTTCGCCCTGGTGCTCTCCCCGGAACTGTTCATTTACATCGGCGGACGGGATCTCTACGGCCAGTCAAAAGCCGTTGTCCTGGCCGTTATGTTCTTTCTTGCATTGCGCTATCCCTTTACAGATGGCAACGATGCGGCCTTAGCCGGTGTACAGCATGAACAGAAGTCCGCGCCCTTTGCAGTGACCCCGTTGCCCAACGCTTCAAGACCCTAA
- a CDS encoding undecaprenyl-diphosphate phosphatase, translated as MNAYILSVILGIVEGLTEFLPVSSTAHLRITEALLHIPLADPFWKMYTIVIQLGAILALLLFFLLRIVRYFRTYPQGERGDKTWLTHPISLTLIAFVCTAVPAKLLTKKIGENLENMTVIALALLIGGIIMWAVDFWASRREPSTTHVEDMSLPQAVWIGICQVLSAVVPGTSRSMSTIAAGQIVGMDRPAALEFSFLLSIPTMIAATGYSLLKAVHPSAKDIAAQGAEALTPLVMGPERWIVLIIGMAVSFVVAYVVVAWFLSWVRTRGFGIFAAYRIIIGAVILYWLHAHPGVLL; from the coding sequence TTGAACGCATACATTCTTTCCGTCATCCTTGGCATCGTTGAAGGCCTTACCGAGTTTCTGCCGGTCAGTTCCACGGCCCACCTTCGCATCACCGAAGCGCTGTTGCACATCCCGCTGGCCGACCCATTCTGGAAGATGTACACCATCGTCATCCAGCTTGGAGCGATCCTTGCACTCCTGCTCTTCTTCCTGCTGCGCATCGTCCGTTATTTCCGGACCTATCCGCAGGGCGAGCGTGGCGACAAGACATGGCTTACGCATCCCATCTCGCTCACGCTCATCGCCTTCGTCTGCACGGCCGTACCGGCAAAGCTGCTGACGAAGAAGATTGGCGAGAACCTTGAGAACATGACGGTCATCGCACTGGCGCTGCTCATTGGCGGCATCATTATGTGGGCCGTGGATTTCTGGGCGTCGCGTCGCGAACCCTCCACCACACACGTAGAGGACATGAGCCTGCCGCAGGCCGTCTGGATTGGCATCTGCCAGGTGCTGTCTGCTGTCGTCCCGGGCACATCGCGCTCCATGAGCACGATTGCTGCCGGTCAGATCGTGGGCATGGATCGTCCCGCCGCGCTGGAGTTCTCGTTCCTGCTCTCCATCCCCACCATGATCGCCGCCACCGGCTACTCGCTGCTGAAGGCAGTCCACCCCAGCGCAAAGGACATCGCAGCCCAGGGCGCAGAGGCTCTCACACCACTGGTGATGGGGCCGGAACGCTGGATCGTCCTCATCATTGGCATGGCCGTGTCGTTTGTGGTGGCTTACGTGGTGGTGGCATGGTTCCTGTCATGGGTGCGCACACGCGGGTTCGGCATCTTCGCCGCATATCGAATCATCATTGGCGCAGTCATTCTCTACTGGCTCCACGCTCACCCCGGCGTGCTCCTGTAG
- a CDS encoding 2,3,4,5-tetrahydropyridine-2,6-dicarboxylate N-succinyltransferase, whose protein sequence is MPLNDLEQRIEHAFSLGASAAADPNSLIAFNELRDALEAGTIRSAEPDATSPIGWKVNAWVKRGILLGFRLGNLIEMSAGSFVDKHTYPARTFAAEQGIRVVPGGSSVRAGAYLAKSVVMMPPAYVNVGAYVDEGTMVDSHALVGSCAQIGKRVHLSAAAQIGGVLEPVNATPVIIEDDVLVGGNTGVYEGTIVRSKAVLAAGTILTRGTPVYDVVNNTVIKATAETPLIIPSGAVVVPGSRAITKAGAEGLSVYTPVIVKYRDEKTELSLALEDLLR, encoded by the coding sequence ATGCCTTTGAATGATCTGGAACAGCGCATCGAGCATGCGTTTTCGCTTGGCGCATCCGCTGCCGCCGACCCGAACTCTCTCATCGCCTTCAACGAACTCCGCGACGCTCTGGAAGCCGGAACCATCCGCTCCGCCGAGCCTGACGCCACTAGCCCCATCGGCTGGAAGGTGAATGCGTGGGTTAAGCGCGGTATCCTGCTGGGCTTCCGTCTCGGCAACCTGATCGAGATGTCGGCGGGTTCCTTCGTCGACAAACACACCTACCCCGCGCGCACCTTCGCTGCAGAGCAGGGCATCCGGGTTGTTCCCGGCGGATCCAGCGTCCGCGCAGGCGCATACCTTGCAAAGTCTGTCGTGATGATGCCGCCTGCATACGTCAACGTGGGTGCGTACGTCGATGAAGGCACCATGGTCGACTCGCACGCTCTTGTTGGCTCCTGCGCGCAGATTGGAAAGCGTGTTCACCTGAGCGCCGCTGCACAGATCGGTGGCGTGCTGGAACCCGTGAACGCGACCCCCGTCATCATCGAAGATGATGTGCTGGTTGGCGGCAACACCGGCGTGTACGAGGGAACGATCGTTCGCAGCAAGGCCGTTCTGGCCGCTGGAACCATCCTGACTCGCGGCACACCGGTCTATGACGTAGTGAACAACACCGTCATCAAGGCCACAGCCGAGACTCCGCTGATCATCCCGTCGGGCGCGGTTGTCGTTCCGGGATCGCGCGCCATCACCAAGGCTGGTGCGGAGGGACTCAGCGTGTACACCCCCGTCATCGTGAAGTACCGCGATGAGAAGACCGAGCTGTCACTCGCGCTGGAAGATCTGCTGCGTTAA
- a CDS encoding RNA-binding S4 domain-containing protein has translation MEQMDSVRLDKWLWAARFFKTRALAVKACELGRIKLRDQPVKPAREIKAGDVLRITNDGGIFTVDVLALSDVRGPAAAAQALYCETEESVAARKKEQEARKMNPWFEMDRSERPTKRDRRDLNRLRGR, from the coding sequence ATGGAGCAGATGGATTCGGTTCGACTGGACAAATGGTTATGGGCGGCGCGCTTCTTCAAGACGCGTGCGCTGGCGGTGAAGGCTTGCGAGCTGGGCAGGATTAAGCTGCGCGATCAGCCGGTGAAGCCTGCTCGCGAAATCAAGGCAGGTGACGTGCTCCGCATTACCAATGACGGCGGAATCTTCACGGTGGATGTGCTGGCACTGAGCGATGTGCGCGGACCAGCCGCGGCGGCGCAGGCACTCTATTGCGAGACGGAAGAAAGTGTAGCCGCCCGTAAGAAAGAACAGGAGGCGCGGAAGATGAACCCGTGGTTTGAGATGGATCGTTCCGAGCGGCCTACGAAACGAGATCGCAGGGATTTGAACAGGCTTCGCGGACGATAG
- a CDS encoding DUF2165 family protein, protein MHFTTTVRIAKSVLMAAMAFFFALVVFNNITDFQSNYQFVHHVLDMDTTFPGNKGMWRALHPAWTHLVFYLGIITYEALNMMLCWWAAAAMFRARNATPQVFTQTKVVGVVALTAGILLWLVAFLEVGAEWFLMWQSKIWNGQEAAFRMVTIEGILLIILLLPEDR, encoded by the coding sequence TTGCATTTCACAACCACTGTCCGCATTGCCAAGTCCGTGTTGATGGCGGCCATGGCATTCTTCTTTGCGCTCGTGGTCTTCAACAACATCACCGACTTCCAATCGAACTATCAGTTCGTGCATCACGTGCTGGACATGGACACCACCTTCCCCGGCAATAAAGGCATGTGGCGTGCGCTGCATCCGGCGTGGACACACCTGGTTTTCTACCTCGGCATCATTACGTATGAGGCGTTGAACATGATGTTGTGCTGGTGGGCCGCAGCAGCAATGTTCCGCGCACGCAATGCCACACCGCAGGTCTTCACTCAGACAAAGGTTGTGGGAGTCGTGGCGCTTACCGCAGGTATTTTGCTGTGGCTGGTAGCGTTTCTGGAAGTGGGTGCGGAGTGGTTCCTGATGTGGCAATCAAAGATATGGAATGGTCAGGAAGCAGCATTCCGCATGGTCACCATTGAAGGCATTCTGCTGATTATTCTTCTGCTACCGGAAGATCGTTAA
- a CDS encoding threonine ammonia-lyase, translated as MPTEPLITLADIHAARERIAGTCVRTGLYRLDPERMAAAGFDIPLHSEIWLKAENEQPIGSFKLRGAYNKVASLTDEERSRGVITYSSGNHAQGVAYAGRAMGAKAVIVMPESAPINKREATIALGGEVVFVGPASSERKEMAEELVAEHGYVMVPPYDDPYIIAGQATCGLEIAEQAADADLVLSPVSGGGLLSGVASGIKLSGSNAKVWGCEPELAGDATESFYKKELIEWPGNKTTRTIADGLRTQSLGERNFQHILKFVDGITTVTEEEILEATRVLLLATDIVPEPSGAVTLAAALFHSDRLPEAKKIVVVVSGGNIDPSLKQELLTAKA; from the coding sequence ATGCCGACAGAGCCGCTGATCACCCTCGCCGACATTCACGCCGCACGCGAACGCATCGCCGGAACCTGTGTCCGCACAGGCCTTTACCGGCTTGATCCCGAACGCATGGCCGCCGCCGGATTCGACATCCCATTGCACAGCGAAATCTGGCTGAAGGCAGAGAACGAGCAACCCATCGGCAGTTTCAAACTGCGCGGCGCCTACAACAAGGTCGCATCCCTCACCGACGAAGAACGCAGCCGCGGCGTCATCACCTACAGCAGCGGCAACCACGCGCAGGGTGTGGCCTATGCAGGTCGTGCGATGGGTGCAAAAGCCGTCATCGTCATGCCGGAATCCGCGCCCATCAACAAGCGCGAAGCCACCATTGCGCTTGGCGGTGAAGTGGTTTTCGTTGGCCCTGCCAGCAGCGAGCGCAAAGAGATGGCCGAGGAACTCGTCGCAGAACACGGCTACGTGATGGTGCCGCCGTATGACGACCCGTACATCATCGCGGGACAGGCCACCTGCGGCCTCGAAATCGCCGAGCAGGCTGCCGATGCCGACCTTGTTCTCTCACCCGTCAGCGGTGGAGGCTTGCTCAGCGGCGTAGCCTCCGGCATTAAGCTCTCCGGCAGTAACGCGAAGGTCTGGGGATGCGAACCAGAATTGGCTGGCGACGCTACCGAAAGCTTCTACAAGAAAGAACTCATCGAGTGGCCCGGCAACAAGACCACGCGCACCATTGCCGATGGTCTGCGCACGCAAAGCCTGGGTGAGCGCAACTTCCAGCACATTTTGAAATTCGTGGATGGCATTACGACTGTCACGGAAGAGGAAATCCTGGAAGCCACGCGCGTGCTTCTGCTGGCCACCGATATCGTTCCCGAACCGAGCGGAGCGGTCACGCTCGCCGCAGCGTTGTTCCACAGTGATCGCCTGCCGGAAGCCAAGAAGATCGTCGTAGTAGTCAGCGGCGGTAACATTGACCCGTCGTTGAAACAAGAACTGCTGACCGCCAAAGCATAA
- a CDS encoding epoxyqueuosine reductase QueH: protein MQERVKLELPEGKSNLLLHSCCAPCSGEVMEAMVESGIRFSLFFYNPNIHPRREYELRKEENVDFCKKMDIPFIDADYDMDNWFARVKGMENEPERGIRCTECFEMRFERTALYAAEHGFDIISSSLGISRWKDFNQVTGAGVKAASRYPELKYWEYNWRKGGGASRMIEISKRENFYQQEYCGCAYSLRDTNLVRISNGREPIRMGEKFYGME from the coding sequence ATGCAGGAGCGCGTCAAACTCGAACTGCCGGAGGGGAAGAGCAATCTTCTTCTGCACTCGTGCTGCGCGCCGTGTTCCGGCGAAGTGATGGAAGCGATGGTCGAATCGGGCATTCGCTTCTCGCTGTTTTTCTACAACCCCAACATCCATCCGCGGCGCGAGTACGAGTTGCGCAAGGAAGAGAATGTCGACTTCTGTAAGAAGATGGATATTCCCTTCATTGATGCCGACTACGACATGGATAACTGGTTTGCGCGCGTGAAGGGTATGGAGAACGAGCCGGAGCGCGGTATTCGTTGCACGGAATGCTTTGAGATGCGTTTTGAACGCACCGCACTCTATGCTGCTGAGCACGGCTTCGACATCATCAGCAGTTCGCTTGGAATCTCGCGCTGGAAAGACTTCAATCAGGTGACGGGAGCCGGTGTGAAGGCCGCCTCGCGTTATCCAGAGTTAAAGTACTGGGAATACAACTGGCGCAAGGGTGGCGGCGCATCGCGCATGATTGAGATCAGCAAGCGCGAGAACTTCTATCAGCAGGAATACTGCGGCTGCGCTTACTCGTTGCGCGATACGAACCTGGTACGCATCTCCAACGGACGCGAGCCGATTCGTATGGGCGAGAAGTTCTACGGCATGGAATAG
- the acpS gene encoding holo-ACP synthase, with protein sequence MSHNVQGWNSLLIVGTGVDLTEISRIQDSVDRFGERFLDRIYTPREIAYCMRKRNCAESLAARFAAKEAGAKALGTGIARGVSWREIEVAHLPGGRPTIFFHGRAAERAATMGVTAVHLSLSHGRDLAIAQVILESLPTI encoded by the coding sequence ATGTCTCATAATGTGCAAGGATGGAATTCTCTCTTGATCGTTGGAACGGGCGTTGATCTGACTGAAATTTCGCGCATCCAGGATTCCGTGGATCGTTTCGGAGAACGCTTTCTGGATCGCATTTACACACCGCGCGAAATCGCCTATTGCATGCGCAAGAGAAACTGCGCGGAGAGCCTGGCAGCACGCTTTGCCGCCAAGGAAGCCGGAGCGAAGGCGCTCGGTACCGGTATTGCCCGCGGCGTAAGCTGGCGCGAGATCGAAGTGGCGCATCTACCCGGCGGACGTCCCACAATCTTCTTTCATGGCCGGGCAGCCGAAAGAGCCGCTACCATGGGAGTGACTGCCGTGCATCTCAGCCTGTCTCATGGCCGTGACCTCGCCATTGCACAGGTAATCTTGGAGAGCCTGCCGACGATTTGA
- a CDS encoding TMEM175 family protein, producing MLRTLLHDDHEHYDSDGFRLRGLGFSRLDGFSDVVFGFALTLLVVSLEVPRDFGELHHLLAGFVPFGVSFLLLMLVWFGHFNIFRRLGTHDAGTLWLNGMLLFVILFYVYPLKFLFLSAFGQSGQLEIGKMQELVVLYAGGFATIYYLFAALYANGYRQREALQFTPLERGLTRNFILEESGTATIGVLVCIVALTMPNRAATACLLFLLIAPWKSYMGYRCGHLKRSMDAQASAIQQPQAE from the coding sequence ATGCTGCGAACGCTGTTGCACGACGACCACGAGCATTACGACAGTGACGGCTTTCGCCTGCGGGGACTTGGCTTTTCTCGCCTGGACGGATTCTCTGACGTTGTCTTCGGCTTTGCGCTCACGCTGCTCGTCGTCTCGCTCGAAGTCCCACGCGATTTCGGCGAGCTGCATCATCTTCTTGCGGGGTTTGTTCCCTTTGGCGTGAGCTTTCTCCTGCTGATGCTGGTGTGGTTCGGCCACTTCAACATCTTCCGTCGCCTTGGGACGCACGACGCCGGGACGCTCTGGCTGAACGGCATGCTGCTGTTCGTCATTTTGTTTTATGTCTATCCGTTGAAGTTCTTGTTTCTGTCGGCCTTCGGGCAGAGTGGCCAGTTGGAAATCGGCAAGATGCAGGAACTGGTAGTGCTGTATGCGGGTGGCTTCGCCACAATCTACTACCTATTCGCCGCGCTATACGCCAATGGCTATCGTCAGCGGGAGGCGCTGCAATTTACGCCGCTGGAGCGTGGGCTAACGCGCAACTTCATCCTGGAGGAAAGCGGAACAGCAACCATTGGCGTGCTGGTCTGCATTGTGGCCCTCACCATGCCCAACCGCGCTGCCACCGCCTGCCTGCTATTCCTGCTCATCGCCCCGTGGAAAAGCTACATGGGCTATCGCTGCGGCCACCTGAAGCGCTCCATGGACGCGCAGGCGAGTGCAATCCAACAACCGCAAGCTGAGTAG
- a CDS encoding sulfatase-like hydrolase/transferase translates to MNFDQAKLSRRKFLRDTAASAAVLAAAQAAHAAPKSTTKKKPNILWIMSDEHNYAITGAYGNKLVQTPHIDSLAAKGITFDTHYCNSPLCVPSRASLTAGKYASRVDAWGLTSELPDANMATLPRVLNAAGYKSYLCGKQHYDYTRRYGFIEWGGNFNNNYKTGEGHRDAPTHLTQSSLSDRFESFHPGDHSSIMNHDQKVTAGTLDFFAQHKDADEPWFLFVGYLAPHFPLTVPQQYFDRYKDKVPMPEIPEGYLDSLPLNYKVQRAGFQEIGVPDAVVKQGRECYYGLTNWVDDEIGKVLAALEAHPHIAENTIIVYSSDHGENMGEHGMWWKNNMFETAARVPLIVSYPKRWKGGQRRKGASSHLDLVQTLIEVGGGTAPKDWNGISMLAWMDNSTHKWKDTAVSEYWAQFTSSGYAMVRQGDWKYVYHCVIDAQHPDEHELYFLPDDPKELHNLASLPEHKQRIVNMHKVLVAELGQDPNLIEQRSRKQLAEGYHRTDPKPNPKAGEAG, encoded by the coding sequence ATGAACTTCGACCAAGCCAAACTCTCCCGACGCAAGTTTCTCCGCGATACCGCCGCAAGCGCAGCCGTTCTTGCTGCAGCACAAGCTGCACATGCTGCTCCCAAGTCCACAACTAAGAAGAAGCCGAACATCCTTTGGATCATGTCGGATGAGCACAACTACGCCATCACCGGTGCGTACGGCAACAAGCTGGTGCAGACGCCGCACATCGATTCGCTTGCGGCCAAAGGTATTACCTTTGACACGCATTACTGCAACTCGCCCCTGTGTGTGCCTTCGCGCGCATCGTTGACCGCGGGCAAGTATGCCTCGCGTGTGGATGCGTGGGGACTTACCAGCGAACTGCCCGATGCCAACATGGCCACGTTGCCACGCGTGCTGAATGCCGCAGGTTACAAGAGCTATCTATGCGGCAAGCAGCATTACGACTACACGCGGCGTTACGGATTCATTGAGTGGGGCGGCAACTTCAACAACAACTACAAGACCGGCGAAGGCCATCGCGATGCGCCCACGCATCTGACGCAATCTTCCCTCTCTGACCGCTTCGAATCGTTCCATCCCGGTGACCACTCCAGCATCATGAATCACGACCAGAAGGTCACCGCAGGAACATTGGACTTCTTCGCACAGCACAAGGACGCGGACGAGCCATGGTTCCTCTTCGTTGGCTATCTCGCGCCGCACTTCCCTCTGACCGTGCCGCAGCAATACTTCGATCGTTACAAGGACAAGGTGCCCATGCCGGAGATTCCCGAGGGCTACCTTGATTCCTTGCCACTGAACTACAAGGTGCAGCGCGCAGGCTTCCAAGAGATTGGCGTTCCAGACGCCGTCGTAAAGCAAGGACGCGAGTGCTACTACGGCCTGACCAACTGGGTCGATGACGAGATTGGCAAAGTGCTCGCCGCGCTTGAGGCACACCCGCACATCGCGGAGAACACCATCATTGTGTACAGCAGTGACCACGGCGAAAACATGGGCGAGCATGGCATGTGGTGGAAGAACAACATGTTTGAAACCGCCGCACGTGTACCGCTCATCGTGAGTTATCCCAAACGCTGGAAGGGTGGTCAGCGACGCAAAGGCGCGAGCTCACATCTGGACCTGGTGCAAACACTGATTGAAGTTGGCGGCGGCACTGCACCAAAAGATTGGAACGGCATCTCGATGCTCGCATGGATGGATAACTCCACGCACAAGTGGAAGGACACAGCTGTCAGTGAGTACTGGGCGCAGTTCACCTCCAGCGGCTATGCCATGGTTCGCCAGGGCGACTGGAAATACGTCTACCACTGCGTGATTGACGCGCAACATCCAGACGAACACGAACTGTACTTCCTCCCCGACGATCCCAAGGAGCTTCACAACCTGGCTTCATTGCCTGAACACAAACAACGCATTGTGAACATGCACAAGGTGTTGGTTGCAGAACTCGGTCAAGACCCGAATCTGATTGAACAACGCAGTCGCAAGCAGCTTGCCGAGGGCTATCACCGCACCGATCCCAAGCCCAATCCGAAAGCGGGCGAAGCTGGCTAG